A stretch of Perognathus longimembris pacificus isolate PPM17 chromosome 1, ASM2315922v1, whole genome shotgun sequence DNA encodes these proteins:
- the Hsdl2 gene encoding hydroxysteroid dehydrogenase-like protein 2 isoform X2, whose amino-acid sequence MMSVNTRGTYLTSKACIPFLKKSKIAHILNLSPPLNLNPIWFKQHCAYTIAKYGMSMCVLGMAEEFRGEIAVNALWPRTAIHTAAMDMLGGSGIESQCRKVEIIADAAYSIFKKPKSFTGNFIIDENILKEEGIKNFDVYAITPGHPLLPDFFLDEHLEVVAKQKESQDAVPEPKKPKEPKEIKELKEEKPQPPPKAHTGAVEETFRIVRDSLSDDLVKATQAIYQFELSGEDGGTWYLDLKTKGGFVGHGEPSDRADVVMSMNTDDFVKMFSGKLKPTMAFMSGKLKIKGNMALAIKLEKLMTQMNSRL is encoded by the exons ATGATGAGCGTCAACACCAGAGGCACCTACCTCAC atCTAAAGCatgtattccttttttaaaaaagagcaaaATTGCTCATATCCTCAACCTCAGCCCACCCCTAAACTTAAATCCAATTTGGTTCAAACAGCACTGTG cttaTACCATTGCTAAATATGGTATGTCTATGTGTGTACTTGGGATGGCAGAAGAATTTAGAGGTGAAATTGCAGTCAATGCCTTATGGCCTAGAACAG CCATACATACTGCTGCCATGGACATGCTGGGAGGATCTGGTATTGAAAGCCAATGCAGAAAAGTTGAGATCATTGCAGATGCTGCATATTCCATtttcaaaaagccaaaaagtttTACTGGAAATTTTATTATAGATGAAAATATCTTAAaagaagaaggaataaaaaaCTTTGATGTCTATGCAATTACACCAG GCCATCCTTTGTTACCAGATTTCTTCTTAGATGAACATCTGGAAGTAGTTGCGAAACAAAAGGAATCACAAG atgctgtgccagaaccaaagaaaccaaaagaaccaaaagaaataaaggaattaaAGGAAGAGAAGCCGCAGCCACCACCAAAAGCGCATACTGGAGCTGTGGAAGAAACATTTAGAATCGTTAGGGATTCTCTCAGTGATGACCTTGTTAAAGCCACCCAAGCAATATATCAATTTGAACTTTCAG GTGAAGATGGTGGCACTTGGTATCTTGATCTGAAAACGAAGGGTGGCTTTGTGGGACATGGAGAGCCATCGGATCGGGCAGATGTAGTCATGAGTATGAATACTGATGACTTTGTCAAAATGTTTTCAG GGAAACTAAAGCCAACAATGGCATTTATGTCTGGAAAATTGAAGATTAAAGGAAACATGGCCCTAGCAATCAAATTGGAAAAGCTGATGACTCAGATGAATTCACgactatga